A genomic region of Candidatus Eremiobacteraceae bacterium contains the following coding sequences:
- a CDS encoding NDP-sugar synthase — MRGMILAGGKSTRLYPLTLDLPKPLVPVLDRPVVDHIIDYLASHGVDDVVINVHYFAEQIEAYIGDGSRWGVAMTYLREKELMGSAGAVKQVASRFGETFLVIGCDDVTDVDLSEAVRFHRERGAEATIVLHEADEVSQYGVVVTDESGRITGFQEKPAPGTERSRLVNTGIYIFEPSVLDRIPANTFFDFGKQVFPEMLAAGARFYGMRTSSYWCDIGTPGEYRRCHFDALDGRVRLRQRDGAVIRDGVLLGPDARVDKAANVMRPAAIGARSRIESGAVVERSILWDDVVIEAGATVRDAVLGEGVRVASGSTVTGGEYGKATSVA, encoded by the coding sequence ATGCGCGGGATGATACTCGCCGGCGGCAAGTCCACCAGGCTGTACCCATTGACGCTCGACTTGCCGAAGCCGCTCGTGCCGGTCTTAGACCGGCCGGTCGTCGATCACATCATCGACTACCTCGCGAGCCATGGCGTCGACGACGTCGTCATCAACGTCCACTATTTCGCGGAGCAGATCGAGGCGTACATCGGCGACGGATCGCGCTGGGGCGTCGCGATGACGTATCTGCGCGAAAAGGAGCTCATGGGCAGCGCCGGCGCCGTGAAGCAAGTCGCATCGCGATTCGGCGAGACGTTTTTGGTCATCGGATGCGACGACGTCACCGACGTCGACCTGAGCGAAGCCGTCCGCTTTCACCGCGAGCGCGGTGCGGAGGCGACGATCGTGCTGCACGAGGCGGACGAGGTCAGCCAATACGGCGTCGTCGTGACCGACGAATCCGGGCGCATCACCGGCTTTCAAGAAAAGCCGGCTCCGGGAACCGAACGCAGCAGGCTCGTCAACACCGGCATCTACATCTTCGAGCCGTCGGTCCTCGACCGCATACCGGCGAACACGTTCTTCGATTTCGGCAAACAGGTCTTCCCGGAGATGCTCGCCGCAGGCGCGCGCTTCTACGGCATGCGGACGTCGTCGTACTGGTGCGACATCGGCACGCCGGGCGAGTATCGCCGCTGTCACTTCGACGCCCTTGACGGTCGCGTCCGTCTGCGCCAGCGCGACGGCGCCGTCATCCGAGACGGCGTGCTGCTCGGTCCGGACGCACGCGTCGATAAAGCGGCGAACGTGATGCGCCCGGCGGCGATCGGGGCTCGGTCGCGCATCGAATCCGGTGCCGTCGTCGAGCGGTCGATCCTTTGGGATGACGTCGTGATCGAGGCCGGTGCGACCGTGCGCGACGCCGTGCTCGGCGAGGGCGTGCGCGTCGCGTCCGGCTCGACCGTCACGGGCGGCGAATACGGCAAAGCGACCTCAGTCGCGTAG